The Chordicoccus furentiruminis DNA window CTGGTTTTCACGAGTAGCCCGGTAAAGGTCTTCATCCGCATCGGATGCATACTTGATTAATGTCGAGTTCTGTTTCAGGCGGATCGCATACTTGCAGTCGTTTTCTTCACAGGCTTTATACAGTTCCGGCGAGGCAAAACCGCTGTCACCACGCAGATACAAGGGCAATGATGGATATTTTATCCTGTACTCCTGCATCAGTGGAATCATGAACTGATCGGCATCCTTGCTGCAATACTGTGTACCATCACGCAGCTCCGATTTCAGCAGATCTCCGGTCAGCCCATCGCAGCAAAGCAGCGGGTGATAGCCGTGGGCTTGATAATGAAAGTTGAAGCCTTCACCTTCCTGGCCGCCATATGTGTTCAGTAGGGTGGAGTCCAGATCAAACAGCATAAACTCTGGCATTTTACTGGAATAAACAACATCTCTCATTTTTGACTGGATCATCGCCAACTGAGCGAGCGTATCTTCATCCATGCGGTTCCAGAAACGGGACAGTGTAGGCTGTGAAGCAAGTATATCTTTATCAAGGATTGCGGTCAGTACTGGATCGTTTGTCAGTTCATCGGCACAATCATCTTCGAAATAAGCAGCTATGATCTGATAGACCATCTGCATCAGGTTATCAGGGTCCGTGTGAATGCGGCAGTTCGTATGATCGTTGGTCTTAAAAAGCTGTTTTACAAGCTTTGTCAGGCCGATCTTTGAGGCGAATTCTTTGATCAGAAGCAATCCGCCGTCAGAGGAAAGGTCGCCGCCGTCAAAATTTATTTTGATTTGCTTATTGCTTTCAAGTGAAATGGTGTTTAGAATTGTCATAGAGGACCTCTTTCT harbors:
- a CDS encoding IS1380 family transposase, encoding MTILNTISLESNKQIKINFDGGDLSSDGGLLLIKEFASKIGLTKLVKQLFKTNDHTNCRIHTDPDNLMQMVYQIIAAYFEDDCADELTNDPVLTAILDKDILASQPTLSRFWNRMDEDTLAQLAMIQSKMRDVVYSSKMPEFMLFDLDSTLLNTYGGQEGEGFNFHYQAHGYHPLLCCDGLTGDLLKSELRDGTQYCSKDADQFMIPLMQEYRIKYPSLPLYLRGDSGFASPELYKACEENDCKYAIRLKQNSTLIKYASDADEDLYRATRENQVDYAVEYGEFEYQAGSWPHPRRVVFKIEKPYNQMVHLYTFIVTTMETAPYQVIKFYCGRGKMENFIKEGKSGFDFSSVSSRSKVVNANRLQVHALAYNLFNWFRRLVLPAGMRKQRINTVRLKLLKIAAKAVHSARYIIFKLCSSCPYKKEFNETLLNIRQLQPLLE